The sequence below is a genomic window from bacterium.
ATAATTTTATAAAGTTTTCCTTAAGATTATCTAAACACATACATTTTGTAAAGCGTTATGGAATTAACTATAAGACTAACATCATAGTTGAAAACTCAAAAGCAAGGCGGATAACTCAGATGCCAAATCAAAAGGTAATATTCAAAATTAACCAAAGAACCTGTGGAGAAATTGAAATGAGGAATGACAGCGAAGTTCATTATAGGGAGATTAAGTTCTGGCTGAGTAAAATACATATTGTTAATCTGCTTTTTGAAAAGATAGTGCCTATCAAGCAACATAGCAACAAAATATTGGTTTATGGTAAAGCTATAAAAAAATTTGGCAGGTGGAGTTAAAAGGGAAAGAGAATTTTACATAGAATTTTACATTTTGAATTACATTTTGCATACGAAGTATCGCGAAGCCTTTTTGAATTTTTATGATGAAAATAGCAGGCTTTCAGGGTGTCTCTTTGATAGATTATCCAGATAAGGTATCATCTGTAATATTTACCTCTGGGTGTAATATGAGGTGTCCATTCTGTCAAAATAAAGACCTTGTCCTCTCTAATAATGGATTTTTAAATGAAGATGATATTTTGAAGGCCATCATTGAAAGAAAGGGATTTATTGATGGTGTTGTGATTACAGGTGGTGAGCCAACCATACAGGATGGGCTTCTTGATTTTTGTAAAAGGCTTAAAAGTAATTCCCTTCTTGTTAAGCTTGATACAAATGGGTATCTTCCAGATGTCTTAAGAGGTCTTATAGAAAATAAGGCAATTGACTATATTGCCTTAGATATTAAATCTACATTCTCTTCCTACAATAATGCTTGCGGAATTGATGTGGATATAAGTAAAATTAAAGAATCATTGGAAATTTTAAAAAATTCAAATATAGATTATGAAATCAGGACAACAGGGGTTCCCTCCCTGATTGATGAAGAGGTGATAAGAGAGATTGCTTCCTATATCCCTTGGACAAAGAGGTATGTCCTTCAGCAATATAGGAATAAGAAGACATTGAATAGGGATTTTGAAAAGATTCTTCCCTATTCTGGTGAGGTGCTTCTTTCCTTTAAATCCATAGCTGAAAAATCTATTAAAGAGGTATTGATAAGAGGCATATGAACACAATTGATGAGATAATTAGGGAATTTGAGAGTGCTTTAATAAGGATTGAGATTTTAATATTCTTTTCAAAGAATCCCTATACGATGGATACAATAAGCAAGTTTTCTACCTGGATAAAAAAGTCACCCTCTGATATAGCAAAGGAATTTGAGTTCTTTGTAGAAAATGGCATTATCGAGAAGATGGGAGAGGGTGAGAATGCTATATATTCCTATACATCAGACCTTGATATTACAAGCAAAATTGAAGAATTCATAAAAACACTTGGAAAAAGAAGGGTGATTTAAAAAATCAAAATGCAAAACTTAAAAATTTAAGGTAAAATTACAATTATGACAAGGAGGGATTTTCTTAAAAAAGCTGGTATTGGAATTGCAAGCTGTGGGATAACTGGGGGTATTTTAGCCCTGCAAGACGAGGATGAAGAAGAAAAGGGGCTTGAGGCTGTTCCCACAAAGGAAAAAAATATTGAGCTTTGGAAATGGGCAAAGGAGGGCTATTATTACACAAAGCTAAAGAATGGAAAGATAAGGTGTAAAAAATGCCCACATCGCTGTTTATTAAAGAAGAATTACAGGGGTGCTTGTAAGACAAATGTAAATAAGGATGGTGTTTTATATTCAAAATCTTACGGAAACCCCTGTGTTATAAATATAGACCCCATTGAGAAAAAGCCATTTTTCCACTTCCTTCCAGGAACAAAGGCATTTTCCATTTCCACCGCAGGGTGTAATTTGAGATGTCATTATTGCCAGAATTGGGATATCTCACAGAAAAAGCCAGAGGAGACAAGGAATTACGACCTCCTTCCCGAAAAGCTTATAAGCCTTGTCTGTGAATGGAGGAATAAGGATTCAGGTGTCCAATCCCTTGCTTATACCTATGGTGAGCCTGCCGCATTCTATGAATATATGATCGATTCAAGTGTATTGGCAAAAGAAAAGGGAATTAAAAATATTGTGATTACCGCTGGCTATCTTGATAGAACCCCATTGAAACGGCTTTGTAAAGAGGTGGATGCCATAAAGATTGACCTTAAGGGATTTGATGAGGATTTTTACAAAGATATCTGCTCTGCTGAGTTGGATTATGTTAAGGAGGCCTGTGAGATAGTGGCAGAATCTGGTGTTTGGTTTGAGATTGTTAATCTTGTTGTTCCAACCCTAAATGATGATATGGGAAAAATTAAGGCAATATGTAAATGGGTATATAGCCTTTCACCTGACATCCCCCTTCATTTTTCAAGGTTTCATCCACAATATAAGCTCTTAAACCTTCCTCCCACGCCCTTTGAAACCCTATTTTCTGCCTATAAAATAGCAAAGGATTGTGGGATAAACCATCCCTATATTGGGAATATCCCAGACGGAGAATGGAACAATACATATTGCCCAGGATGCAAAAAAATGCTTATTGAAAGAGCAGGTTATAGCGTTCTTAAAAATCTAATAAAGGATGGAATGTGTCCTGGTTGCAAAAGAAAGATTTCTGGATTCTGGGGCTAATTTTTAAAATAAGAGAGAAGCTTTATCAAAGGATTATCCTTTTTAAATATAGAAAGGGAAATTTTTGCTTTATCCAAAAGCCCTGGCATCCTTTCTTCATAATCTTTTAAGATTATCCTCTTGTCAACCCTGTCATCCTTTAATTGAAACAAAAGACCAAAGTTTAATCCAAATTCCCTCAAAGCTTCAATTTGTTCTTTGCTTCCCTTTCCAATCATTCCTCCCGAAACACAGGATGCCATAAATAGCTTTGCCGTCTTATTAAGGTTAATATTATCTTGGTTTTGCGATTTTAAAACATCTTCTGATTGCCCCAATACCATTCCATCCATACCAATTGCCTTTGCAATTTCCTTTGAAATTAAAGGATAGTCAGAAAGAATTTCAAACGCCAATGTAAGCAAGCCATCTCCTGCAAGGATTGCTAAAGGAATCCCATATTTTTTATAGACAGATGGCTTTCCCCTCCTTTCTTCATCTAAATCCATAATGTCATCGTGAATAAGGGAATATGTATGAATAAGCTCAATGGCTACACAAACATCCAATGCTTTTATAAAATCTCCAGAAACAACCTCAGAGGAAAGAAGGCAAAGAATGGGTCTTATCCGCTTGCCACCAGGGAATAGGGAATATTCAATTGCATCTTTAAGCAAAGAAGGGGGTTTTAGAGAGATAATAGAACCTATTCTCTCATCAATTAAGGCTCTCTTCTTTTCCAACCAATCTTTCCCCTTCTGTTTCACTGATTATCTTTATCTTTCTCTCTGCACTCAAAAGCTTTTCTTGACAGAGCTTTTTTAAAGCAATTCCTTCCTCAAAAAGGGCTATGGATTCATCCAAACCAATCTCTTGCTTTTCTAAGATTTGAACAATCTCCTCCAGCCTTTTTAGTGCATCCTCAAATTTCATATCATTCCTTAAATCCATATTTTCCAATCAGAGGGACAAATACACACCCTCCCCTATCTTTTTCCTTTATCATCCCCTTTTCCTTTGTTATCACAACAAGCCTCTGGGTATACCTTTCTCCCATTGGGATAACCATAATTCCGTTATCCTTAAGTTGGTCTATAAGGGGCTTTGGGACATCTGGAGATGCGGCGGTTATGATTATCCTGTCATAAGGTGCATATTCTGGAAGCCCTAATGTTCCATTGCCAACTATAAGATGGACATTTTTAATCCCAAGTTTCTCCAATCTCTTTCTTGCCCTCTCTCCTAATTCAGAAATCCTTTCAATTGTCCAAACCTCAGCTGCCAAATAGCTTAATATTGCAGACTGATAGCCAGAGCCTGTTCCTATCTCAAGAACAACCTCGTCCCCCTTTAATTCAAGAAGGGATGTCATCAAAGCAACAATGTATGGCTGGGAGATTGTTTGGCCATAGCCTATAGGAAGGGGAAAATCTTTATATGCATCCTCTCTTTCTCTTTCTTCAACAAATACATCCCTCGGAATATCTAGCATTGCAGATAAAACCCTCTTATCCCTAATTCCCCTTCCCTCTATCTGCTCCTTAACCATCACCTTTCTTCTTTCCTTATAAATATCTTCTTCCATAAATAATTAACAAAACAGAGATTATCCAAAGGAACAAATTGACCATTAAAGGCTTATCCTGAGTTATATCTATCTCAGGGCTTCCACCCCTCCCTTTTTGGTGGACAAGATATAAATATCTAAATACCCCATATAAAACAAAGGGTATGGTTAAGGGAAAGTATTCTCCAAATTTATCCCTTACTTGAAAGGCATATAAAGAATAGGCAATAATAGCTGCACCTGTTATGGCTGAGATCATCTCATCAATAAAGGAAAGGCTATACTCAGAGAGGATTTCGCGATGCAATGATGCATCGCTCTCTAAAAGGACAAGCTCGTGCCTCCTTTTGCTTAATATAAGGAATAAAGCTATAAGCATTGTGCAGATAAGAAGCCATAAAGAGATAGAAACACCAATAGCAAAAGCACCTGCAATAACCCTTATTACAAACCCGAATGAAAGAGAAAGGATGTCAATAATGACAATATTTTTAAGAAAAAAAGAATAGAGCAAAGAAAGAAGGAGATAAGAAACAAGGCAAAGGGAAAAATTATAATTTATAAAAAATGAAGAAGAAATAGAGGCAATAATAAATAAAAAGACAAAAATTATACACTCCCTTTTTTTTAGAACGCCGGATACAATAGGCCTCTTTGACTTCAATGGATGTAGGGCATCTTTTTTTTGGTCAATTATATCATTGATGAGATAGCCAGAGCCTGCAATAAGACAAAATAGGACAAATCCCAAAGAAACCTTAAGTAAAGAGGCTGGATCATTTAGCCTTTCTCCAAAAACCAGAGCAGCAAACACAAAGAGGTTTTTTACCCATTGCTTCGGCCTCATACTAATTATTAAAGAATACATCATAAATCCTAAATCAACATATCCCCCTTTTAGAGCTTTTGATAAATTCAACAAGATGAGCTATCTCAGGAGAAGGGGGAATCTCATCCTTTATTTTTATAAGTGCCTGGCTGATATTTAGATGGGAGCGATATAACAGCCTAAATGCATTTTTTATGTCTTGCCTCATCTTGCTTGGTATTCCATTTCTTTGAAGCCCGATACTATTTATCCCAATGCAGGAAGCAGGGTGTCCATCAGCAATAAAATATGGTGGAACATCTTGGGTAACCTTTGAAGAGCCACCAATCATAGAGAGGCATCCAATTCTAACAAATTGATGTATGGCAACAAAGCCCGAAATTATAACCTTGTCCTCCACCTCAACATGACCGGTTAAGCCTGCAAAATTTGTAACCACAACATTATTTCCAATCTTGCAATCATGGGCAATATGGGAATTTGCCATAATAAAGTTATTATTTCCTATTTGCGTGCTTTCCCCTTCATAAGATGAGCGATGGATGGTTGCATATTCACGGATGATGTTATTGTCTCCAATAAAACAATAGGATTTCACATTCTTCCATCCTGCAATCTGGGGATCATTTCCAATAACCGCACCTATATCAATATAGCAATTTTTTCCTATCCTTGTTCCTTTTTTTATCACCACATATGCCCCTATTTTTGTTCCATCTTGAATTATAACATCCTCCTCTATAATGGAAAAAGGGCCAATTTCAACCTTTGCTCCTATTTGTGCATCCTTATGAACAATTGCATTTTTCATTTATCGTAACTATTCACCTTCTGACAAGTAAACAATAAACCACCAAAATCCTAAATCCAAAATCCAAAACAAATTCCAAGCACCAAATTACACACAGCAAGGTTTTGGATTTTGTTTGTTTTGCTATAGTCTATCTTCTATTTTCTCTCTTCTGGTATCATTCTTCAGCAACAATAGGTGCATAGGCAACAACTTTATCATCCTTCTTTAATCTCACCAGGCAAACACCCTTTGTATTTCTTCCGATCATTCTAATATTTCCTACAGAAATTCTTATAACCATTCCAAGTTGTGTAATTAAAACAATCTCATCAGCCTCATCTACCTCAAGAATTCCAACAACATTACCATTTCTTTCATCCGTCTTTATGTCAATAATTCCCTTTCCTCCCCTTTTCTGCAATCTATAAAGCCCGATTAAGCTTCTCTTTCCAAAGCCATTCTCTGTTATTGTAAGAAGGTTTTTTCCCTCTTTTATTACTTCCATCCCAATAAGAAAATCATCCTGGTCAAACCTCATTCCAATAACACCACCTGCTGTTCTTCCCATAGGCCTTGCATCGCTTTCCTTAAACCTTAATGCCTTTCCCTTTCTTGAGGAAAGGATTATCTCATCCTTGCCAGATGTTAAA
It includes:
- a CDS encoding anaerobic ribonucleoside-triphosphate reductase activating protein, encoding MMKIAGFQGVSLIDYPDKVSSVIFTSGCNMRCPFCQNKDLVLSNNGFLNEDDILKAIIERKGFIDGVVITGGEPTIQDGLLDFCKRLKSNSLLVKLDTNGYLPDVLRGLIENKAIDYIALDIKSTFSSYNNACGIDVDISKIKESLEILKNSNIDYEIRTTGVPSLIDEEVIREIASYIPWTKRYVLQQYRNKKTLNRDFEKILPYSGEVLLSFKSIAEKSIKEVLIRGI
- the amrS gene encoding AmmeMemoRadiSam system radical SAM enzyme; translation: MTRRDFLKKAGIGIASCGITGGILALQDEDEEEKGLEAVPTKEKNIELWKWAKEGYYYTKLKNGKIRCKKCPHRCLLKKNYRGACKTNVNKDGVLYSKSYGNPCVINIDPIEKKPFFHFLPGTKAFSISTAGCNLRCHYCQNWDISQKKPEETRNYDLLPEKLISLVCEWRNKDSGVQSLAYTYGEPAAFYEYMIDSSVLAKEKGIKNIVITAGYLDRTPLKRLCKEVDAIKIDLKGFDEDFYKDICSAELDYVKEACEIVAESGVWFEIVNLVVPTLNDDMGKIKAICKWVYSLSPDIPLHFSRFHPQYKLLNLPPTPFETLFSAYKIAKDCGINHPYIGNIPDGEWNNTYCPGCKKMLIERAGYSVLKNLIKDGMCPGCKRKISGFWG
- a CDS encoding polyprenyl synthetase family protein, translated to MEKKRALIDERIGSIISLKPPSLLKDAIEYSLFPGGKRIRPILCLLSSEVVSGDFIKALDVCVAIELIHTYSLIHDDIMDLDEERRGKPSVYKKYGIPLAILAGDGLLTLAFEILSDYPLISKEIAKAIGMDGMVLGQSEDVLKSQNQDNINLNKTAKLFMASCVSGGMIGKGSKEQIEALREFGLNFGLLFQLKDDRVDKRIILKDYEERMPGLLDKAKISLSIFKKDNPLIKLLSYFKN
- the xseB gene encoding exodeoxyribonuclease VII small subunit — protein: MKFEDALKRLEEIVQILEKQEIGLDESIALFEEGIALKKLCQEKLLSAERKIKIISETEGERLVGKEESLN
- a CDS encoding protein-L-isoaspartate(D-aspartate) O-methyltransferase, with the protein product MEEDIYKERRKVMVKEQIEGRGIRDKRVLSAMLDIPRDVFVEEREREDAYKDFPLPIGYGQTISQPYIVALMTSLLELKGDEVVLEIGTGSGYQSAILSYLAAEVWTIERISELGERARKRLEKLGIKNVHLIVGNGTLGLPEYAPYDRIIITAASPDVPKPLIDQLKDNGIMVIPMGERYTQRLVVITKEKGMIKEKDRGGCVFVPLIGKYGFKE
- a CDS encoding decaprenyl-phosphate phosphoribosyltransferase, whose product is MMYSLIISMRPKQWVKNLFVFAALVFGERLNDPASLLKVSLGFVLFCLIAGSGYLINDIIDQKKDALHPLKSKRPIVSGVLKKRECIIFVFLFIIASISSSFFINYNFSLCLVSYLLLSLLYSFFLKNIVIIDILSLSFGFVIRVIAGAFAIGVSISLWLLICTMLIALFLILSKRRHELVLLESDASLHREILSEYSLSFIDEMISAITGAAIIAYSLYAFQVRDKFGEYFPLTIPFVLYGVFRYLYLVHQKGRGGSPEIDITQDKPLMVNLFLWIISVLLIIYGRRYL
- the lpxA gene encoding acyl-ACP--UDP-N-acetylglucosamine O-acyltransferase, producing the protein MKNAIVHKDAQIGAKVEIGPFSIIEEDVIIQDGTKIGAYVVIKKGTRIGKNCYIDIGAVIGNDPQIAGWKNVKSYCFIGDNNIIREYATIHRSSYEGESTQIGNNNFIMANSHIAHDCKIGNNVVVTNFAGLTGHVEVEDKVIISGFVAIHQFVRIGCLSMIGGSSKVTQDVPPYFIADGHPASCIGINSIGLQRNGIPSKMRQDIKNAFRLLYRSHLNISQALIKIKDEIPPSPEIAHLVEFIKSSKRGIC